The Alcaligenes faecalis sequence GCATGTCTGAACGCGTAGCTACAATCCAATTTTCCGGCCAGGCCGGTGTTATTGACTGTGCTCTGGACTGGCCGGCCGGTGAACCCAAGGGCTGGGCCTTGCTGTTGCATCCCCATCCTTTGCATGGGGGCGCACGTAATAACAAAGTTGTCACGACCTTGTCGCGCAGTGCTACTCAGCACGGCTTGCTGGCTGTACGCCCTGATTTCCGGGGTGTCGGTAAATCCGCCGGGCAGTTTGACAGCAGCCGTGGTGAAACCGCCGATATGCTGGCCTTGATAGAGCAATTTCCATCGCAGTTCCCACAGTGGGCTTGCGGCCCATCCATGTTGGCCGGTTTTTCATTTGGCACAGCGGTTGCTGCACAGGTGTATGCCAGTTTGCAAGATGCGCAGGCACCGTTGCCTGGTGTTTTCATTCTGACTGGTACAGCGGTCAACCGCTTCCGCTTCCGCGATGTCAGTCCTCCTGCCGATACGTTATTGGTGCATGGTGAAACCGATGATGTTGTGCCTTTGTCGGAAGGTATGGAATTTGCGCGTGAGCATCAGTTGCCCATGGTGGTGTTGCCCGATGCTGGCCACTTTTTTCATGGCAAGCTGATTCAGTTGCGTGAGCTGGTTAGCCGTCATTTGGTCGGGCTTGGAACCTAAGTCGGTTTTTACTTTCAAATCGTTGCGTTTTCCTGCTCAGACTCAGGGGTTTCGCCCCTCA is a genomic window containing:
- a CDS encoding alpha/beta hydrolase, whose protein sequence is MSERVATIQFSGQAGVIDCALDWPAGEPKGWALLLHPHPLHGGARNNKVVTTLSRSATQHGLLAVRPDFRGVGKSAGQFDSSRGETADMLALIEQFPSQFPQWACGPSMLAGFSFGTAVAAQVYASLQDAQAPLPGVFILTGTAVNRFRFRDVSPPADTLLVHGETDDVVPLSEGMEFAREHQLPMVVLPDAGHFFHGKLIQLRELVSRHLVGLGT